CCGGATGCGCCGAGCGCACCCGCCGCCTCGGCACCACCACGGGCGACTGCTCTCCCCTCGGGGCTCCCGGCGCCCGCTCCCGGCAGCCGCGCCCCGCGGAACCGCACGCCCGCGCCAGCCGCTTCCTCGACCACGTCGGCGGAGGACGTCAGCGCGTCCGCGCTGCCGCCGCACGGCGAGGGCGTGGCCGGCGATGCCGCCATCCAGAAGTCGCTGGAGACCGCTTGGCCCGCCGACCTTGCCGCCGCCGACGAGCGCAAGCTCCTCGCGGCCGGCCGCGGCCTGCTGCGGGCGGACGCCACCGGGATCGGCCGCTCCACGTGGCCCGCGCTCTTCGGCAACCCGCACCAGGCGATCGCACCGGCCTTCGCCACCGCCCGCTTCCGCATCCAGGCCGCCATCGCCCGCCGGGACGGCAGCCCCAACAAGGCGGTGGTGCACCTGGTGTGGGCAGGCGCCGACCGCGGCGGCACCTACACCGACCGGCGCATCACCGACTGGTACTTCGCACGCACGTCGACGAAAGGAGGGTCCCCGTGGACGCCGCAGCCCCGTATCTGACCGACCGGGCGGATGACACGGCGGCCGGTCAGGTTCTCGGTCTGCTGGCCGGCCTGGCCGACGCCGCCGGCTGGGTGATCACCCACTGGTACGTGCCCGTGGCGGCCGCGCTCGCCTGCTGGGCGGTGAGCGCGATGGTGGTGCGACGTCTGGCACGGAAGGCGTCGGCCGAGCGGATGGCGCTGGAACTCGTTGCGTCGCGGCTCTTCGACCCCGGCCTGGAGGAGATCTTCCGCCGCGGGGTCCAACTGGCCCGGGCCTCGACGAGCATGCCGTGGTGGGCGCCCAGGCGGTCGAAGGCGGTGCAGATCCGGCTGCGCGCCGACGGCTCCAGCCCGCTCTGCTACCGGATCGAGGGTCCCGCGGGCGGCGAACGCCTGTTGTCGATCACGCCCTTCGGGCCGGCCGTCACCGTGAAGCGGGCCCGTCCCCTGGTCGACAAGCCGCGTGCGCATGTGGTGCGGGCGGAGTTCATCCTGCGCGGCAAGCCCACCGCCCCGCTGCGGGACGTTCCACTGGACCCGGACCCGCTGCAGCCGCTGATCGACGCCGTCTCCGATCTGCGGGCGGAGCTGGGTGACCTGGCCGAGATACGGCTCGACATCCAGCGGGCTCCCAAGTGGGCGTTGCGGGCGCGGCGTCTGCAGCTGATGTCGGAGGCCCGTCGCCGGGAGCGGCGCGAGGCACAGCGGGCGGCCCGGTGGGTGCGCCACGACGCCACCGGCATCGAGGACTCCCTGGCCTGGCAGTTGCAGCAACTGGTCAGTGGGAAGCAGGGCGGGGGCGGGCGCCGTCTGGTCATGCCGCCGGTGCCCCGCCGGGTGGACCCCGCGGAAGCTTTGGGCAAGCTCGCCGATGACGACCACCTCGTGCGGGTGCAGCTGCTGGTGATGTGCGCCTCGAACACCGAAGGCCGCGCCCAGGCCCGGCTCGCCCAGCTCCAGGCCGCCTTCGACGTGTTCGGCGGCGGCTCACGGTGGGCGATGCGCGGCTGGCGGGTGGGCCCATGGCGGCTCGGGGCAGACCACTGGCCCAGCCGCCGCGGCTTCGAGCGCCGCTGGAATCTGGGGCACTGCCAGCCTCCCCGCCCGAACTGGGTGCGCCTGGAGGAACTGTGCGGCCTGCTCAAGCCGCCCACGGTGCACTGCCGGCTGCCGCTGCTCGCCGGGGACCTGCCGACCTTCGAGTTCAACAACCCCGAGCTGCTGCTGCAGGGCATCTACCGCGCCCCCGACGGCCGCCGGCGCCTGGTAGCCAGCTACGCGAAGGAGACGCTGTTCGAGGTCGGGGTGGGCAAGGCGGGCGGCGGCAAGACCGAACGCGCCCTCGCGCAGGCGATCGGCTGGGCCCACGCCGGAGGCGGGCTCATGTTCGTCGACCCGCACCGCGACTCCTGGCCCCGCGCCCTGCCGTTCCTGGCCCACGACGCGCTGATGCAGCGGATCGCGCTCATCGACCTCAACGCCAACGGCCCTGCTCCGCAGGTGAGTTGCTGGAACCCGCTCGGCATGCACCAAGGGCAGGTGGCGCACGAGGTCGTCGAGGCCACCACGGACGCCTTCGCGTCCGCGCTGGGCTGGGACGACGCGAGCGCACCGCGCGCGCTGACCATCCTCACCGCCGCCCTGGCGGTGCTGGTGGCCGTCAACGAAGCCGCCTGCCAGGCCGGGCGGCCCGAGGACCAGGCCACCGTCTTCCATGTGCGGGCGCTGCTCACCGACCCGGACTTCCGCGCCGCGGCGCTCGCCGGGGTGCAGGGGCGGCTGGATGAGGAGACCCGCTCGTGGTGGCAGGCGGTGTTCCCGACGCTGCCCGCCGACGCGTTCGCCGTGGTCCTCAACCCGATCGCCCGCCTCGCCGCCAACCCGGTCACCCGCGCGTTCCTCGGCCAACCGGCCGGCGTCTACAACATCCGCGGCGCGATGGACTCGAAGATGATCGTGTGGGTATGCCCGGGCGGCAACGGGCCCACCGACCGGCTGATCACCGCCCTGCTCGCCCGGGATCTGCTGCGCGCCGTGCGCTCCCGCCGCGACACCCCCGAAGCCCAGCGAGTGCCGTTCCGCCCCTACTTCGACGAACTGATCACCTTGACCGGCGCAGCCCCCGAGACGATCGCCTCGATGTTCGAGGACTTCCGCAAGTACAAGGTCCACGTCCACGGCATGACGCAGCTGCTGGCCCGCCTGCCCATCCCCGTACGGCTGTCCCTGATCCAGAACGCCTCCACCCTGGCCTCCACCGCCGGCTCGCAGTCCGCCATCGCCCCGATCACCGCGGAATGGGGCGACCGCCCCGGCCCCGACATCGTCGCTGCCCTGGACCGCTTCGAGCACTACATGTCACTGACCGTCCGGGGACGTCGCGTCGGCCCCGTCCGCATCACCGGCCCGCACCTCGACGACGTCTTCGCCGACTACGCCCGCCCCCGCCAGACGGCCGCGCTGGAGCGCGCCGCCCGCGCCACGGCCGGCGCCGCACCGCTGGACCAGCTCACGACACTCGCCACCGGCCAACTGGCCCGGGTGGGCGGCTTTCTCGCCCAGCAGGCCCCCACCACCCCGCCCGCCGTACAACTAGAGAAGAGGTACAAGTGACCACCGCCTTCGAGACCGGGGTGCCCGGTCACACGCCGAGTCCGGTCGAGCCGCTGCCGCATCAGCTTCTGGCGGTACTGGGGCAGCACCGGATGGCGACCACCCGTCAAATCCACGACCTGCTGCGCCCCGGCGCGGCGCGGCAGACCGTCTCCGCACCGTTGAACAAGCTGCGCCGCGAGGGCCTGGTGGACTACGCGGTGCTGCCGCGATCCAACCGGTCACGTGCCTGGTATCTGACCGGGGAAGGGGCCCGGCTGGTGCGGGACTTCCCCGCGCTCCGGGGCCGCCCGCCGTATCCGATCACCTCGGCCACGGCCGCCTCGGTGAAGACCCCGCACACGCTCACCGTGGTCCGCACCCATCTGGCCTTCGTCGCCGACGCCCGCCGACGCGGCGACGAACACGGCCATCTCGACTGGACCCCCGAGGTCTCCCACCCACTCAGTGACGGCGGGCGGGTCATCGCCGATGCGGTCATGCACTACACGCTCATCGACGAGGAACTCCGCACGAAGCTGCGGGCGTTCGTCGAAATCGACCGCT
Above is a genomic segment from Streptomyces sp. R21 containing:
- a CDS encoding ATP/GTP-binding protein, encoding MDAAAPYLTDRADDTAAGQVLGLLAGLADAAGWVITHWYVPVAAALACWAVSAMVVRRLARKASAERMALELVASRLFDPGLEEIFRRGVQLARASTSMPWWAPRRSKAVQIRLRADGSSPLCYRIEGPAGGERLLSITPFGPAVTVKRARPLVDKPRAHVVRAEFILRGKPTAPLRDVPLDPDPLQPLIDAVSDLRAELGDLAEIRLDIQRAPKWALRARRLQLMSEARRRERREAQRAARWVRHDATGIEDSLAWQLQQLVSGKQGGGGRRLVMPPVPRRVDPAEALGKLADDDHLVRVQLLVMCASNTEGRAQARLAQLQAAFDVFGGGSRWAMRGWRVGPWRLGADHWPSRRGFERRWNLGHCQPPRPNWVRLEELCGLLKPPTVHCRLPLLAGDLPTFEFNNPELLLQGIYRAPDGRRRLVASYAKETLFEVGVGKAGGGKTERALAQAIGWAHAGGGLMFVDPHRDSWPRALPFLAHDALMQRIALIDLNANGPAPQVSCWNPLGMHQGQVAHEVVEATTDAFASALGWDDASAPRALTILTAALAVLVAVNEAACQAGRPEDQATVFHVRALLTDPDFRAAALAGVQGRLDEETRSWWQAVFPTLPADAFAVVLNPIARLAANPVTRAFLGQPAGVYNIRGAMDSKMIVWVCPGGNGPTDRLITALLARDLLRAVRSRRDTPEAQRVPFRPYFDELITLTGAAPETIASMFEDFRKYKVHVHGMTQLLARLPIPVRLSLIQNASTLASTAGSQSAIAPITAEWGDRPGPDIVAALDRFEHYMSLTVRGRRVGPVRITGPHLDDVFADYARPRQTAALERAARATAGAAPLDQLTTLATGQLARVGGFLAQQAPTTPPAVQLEKRYK
- a CDS encoding replication-relaxation family protein, translating into MTTAFETGVPGHTPSPVEPLPHQLLAVLGQHRMATTRQIHDLLRPGAARQTVSAPLNKLRREGLVDYAVLPRSNRSRAWYLTGEGARLVRDFPALRGRPPYPITSATAASVKTPHTLTVVRTHLAFVADARRRGDEHGHLDWTPEVSHPLSDGGRVIADAVMHYTLIDEELRTKLRAFVEIDRSTMSSERLAVKLIEYARLWTYEPQPVGRSRPRPQPGTGALWLRWYPVFPRVLFVLTGASRYVLDHRISDLQAMVAQHPLVAALARDVPLGAAVLDDLEAQGPRGPVWAPLTGGERRPWSEL